Proteins encoded together in one Salmo trutta chromosome 3, fSalTru1.1, whole genome shotgun sequence window:
- the LOC115188242 gene encoding 39S ribosomal protein L51, mitochondrial-like isoform X1 has translation MCLHSVYAYVVSYVSVERVDERLPLHTTRQISTGDFKAHPKDLIVWVKGFRGNELQRLMRKKRMVGDRMMTQDKHDMEKRICFLYGHFNRFGKHR, from the exons ATGTGTCTTCATAGTGTTTATGCGTATGTG GTGAGCTATGTCTCTGTTGAGAGGGTTGATGAACGCTTGCCACTCCACACAACCAGACAGATAAGCACTG GTGACTTCAAAGCCCACCCTAAGGACCTGATTGTCTGGGTGAAGGGTTTCCGTGGCAACGAGCTGCAGCGTCtgatgaggaagaagaggatggtaGGAGACAGGATGATGACACAGGACAAACACGACATGGAGAAGAGGATCTGCTTCCTCTATGGACACTTCAACCGCTTTGGGAAACATCGCTGA
- the LOC115188242 gene encoding 39S ribosomal protein L51, mitochondrial-like isoform X2 — protein sequence MEVSYVSVERVDERLPLHTTRQISTGDFKAHPKDLIVWVKGFRGNELQRLMRKKRMVGDRMMTQDKHDMEKRICFLYGHFNRFGKHR from the exons ATGGAG GTGAGCTATGTCTCTGTTGAGAGGGTTGATGAACGCTTGCCACTCCACACAACCAGACAGATAAGCACTG GTGACTTCAAAGCCCACCCTAAGGACCTGATTGTCTGGGTGAAGGGTTTCCGTGGCAACGAGCTGCAGCGTCtgatgaggaagaagaggatggtaGGAGACAGGATGATGACACAGGACAAACACGACATGGAGAAGAGGATCTGCTTCCTCTATGGACACTTCAACCGCTTTGGGAAACATCGCTGA
- the tapbpl gene encoding tapasin-related protein translates to MLEILLFGYLVSCVSGQGGADVVLSCSLVEEGSGMGGMGGGALFSRTPAMLVLRDLAVTPDLSPDTLTPFNPPAVPDPDNIILEAKVESPEIPEADLLLHADCNEQEVTCEISRYFPRNAKEGSTEPAYFIGSLQIEGGGLSLTLILQTLPLDQSDRPALMQSKLELPLSQSGTLLTEVVFLVFSRSESHSAPLGGVALLDCGFRQQAPPPGWELGLEWRLQHRGSGRKVLEIRAGQTETEEGPAVHVEREGSSVDAALLVGQGNASLTLARLKVSDEGTYICTVSTGLYQAQQVIQLHVTQPPHVSLSEEKLVFRDELPQKLSCHCKNYYPLDVQMEWFSISSTDSEPSVLSDQVSLSSHRQHSDRTMSISSHLTLHPSTFPPGTTVTCRVTHPALDTPLSLSLTVETPEPVVTDSYWMVLGFLVITVLFFYQVMK, encoded by the exons ATGCTTGAAATCCTGCTTTTTGGATATTTGGTTTCATGCGTTTCTG gCCAGGGAGGAGCAGACGTGGTGCTGTCCTGTTCTCTGGTGGAGGAGGGTAGTGGGATGGGGGGAATGGGAGGTGGGGCTCTCTTCAGCCGCACCCCAGCAATGCTTGTcctcagagacctggccgtgacCCCTGATCTTTCACCTGATACTCTGACCCCCTTCAACCCTCCTGCTGTCCCCGATCCTGATAACATCATCTTGGAGGCTAAAG TTGAGTCTCCTGAGATCCCAGAGGCAGACCTGCTGCTCCACGCTGACTGTAACGAACAGGAAGTGACATGTGAGATCAGCCGCTACTTCCCTCGAAATGCCAAGGAGGGCTCCACAGAACCAGCCTATTTCATTGGCTCCTTGCAGATAGAGGGGGGTGGGCTCAGCCTCACATTGATCCTGCAGACACTGCCACTGGACCAATCAGATCGTCCAGCTCTCATGCAGAGCAAACTGGAACTCCCCCTAAGCCAATCAGGAACTTTGCTGACTGAGG TGGTGTTCCTGGTGTTCTCTCGCTCTGAGTCCCACTCCGCTCCTCTAGGGGGCGTGGCCCTCCTGGACTGTGGCTTCAGGCAGCAGGCCCCACCCCCAGGGTGGGAGCTGGGGCTTGAGTGGCGGCTGCAGCACAGAGGAAGTGGGAGGAAAGTGCTGGAGATTAGGGCGGGGCAGACGGAGACAGAGGAGGGGCCAGCAG TACACGTGGAGAGGGAGGGTTCGAGCGTGGATGCCGCCCTGCTGGTGGGGCAGGGTAATGCGTCTCTGACTCTGGCCAGACTGAAGGTATCTGACGAGGGGACCTACATCTGCACCGTCAGCACTGGACTGTACCAGGCCCAGCAGGTCATACAGCTACACGTCACAC AACCTcctcatgtttctctctctgaggAGAAGCTGGTATTTCGGGATGAGTTGCCCCAGAAATTGAGCTGCCACTGCAAGAACTACTACCCTCTGGATGTCCAG atGGAGTGGTTCTCCATCTCCTCTACAGACTCAGAGCCTAGCGTCCTATCAGACCAGGTGTCTCTCTCCAGCCATCGGCAGCACAGCGACAGGACCATGTCCATCTCCTCCCACCTCACCCTGCACCCCTCCACCTTCCCCCCTGGAACCACGGTCACCTGCAGAGTGACCCACCCGGCCCTGGACacacctctctccctcagcctgACAGTAGAGACACCTGAGCCAG TTGTTACAGATTCCTACTGGATGGTCCTGGGTTTTCTGGTTATCACCGTTCTGTTCTTCTACCAAGTGATGAAATAG
- the vamp1b gene encoding vesicle-associated membrane protein 1: protein MSAPDAAPPAGPPGAPGAPGADGAPGGGPPPPPPNTSSNRRLQQTQAQVEEVVDIMRVNVDKVLERDQKLSELDDRADALQAGASQFESCAAKLKSKYWWKNAKMMIIMGIIGVLVVGVLFLYFFY, encoded by the exons AT GTCTGCCCCAGATGCTGCTCCCCCAGCTGGACCTCCCGGAGCCCCAGGGGCCCCAGGAGCAGACGGAGCCCCAGGTGGAGggcccccaccccctcctcccaacACCTCCAGCAACCGCAGGCTACAACAGACACAGGCCCAAGTGGAGGAG gtggtGGATATTATGCGGGTGAATGTGGACAAGGTTCTGGAGAGGGACCAGAAGCTGTCGGAGCTGGATGACAGAGCAGATGCTCTCCAGGCCGGGGCCTCCCAGTTCGAGAGCTGTGCAGCCAAACTCAAGAGCAAATACTGGTGGAAAAACGCAAAG ATGATGATCATTATGGGTATCATTGGAGTTCTTGTGGTCGGAGTCCTTTTCT TGTACTTCTTCTATTGA